In Paenibacillus guangzhouensis, a single window of DNA contains:
- a CDS encoding carbohydrate ABC transporter permease: MAIAVQKKIKESAGDRAFLITIHIVLILVAIAVIYPLIFILSSSISSPAAVTSGKVWLWPVDISFKGFKVLFNTSEIITGYANSIFYTAAGTIISVILTIMIAYPLSRKGFFGRNTLMMMITFTMIFSGGLIPTYMVVKQLHLIDTRWALLIPNAIWVWQVIIARSFFQSSIPEELLEASEIDGCSDLRFIWSVVIPLSKPIIAVLVLMYAVGQWNAYFDALIYLKSADLFPLQLVLRSIIIQNNSSGNMDAAAMVERQQLAELLKYALIVVATLPVLVIYPFVQRYFVQGMLVGSVKG; this comes from the coding sequence ATGGCAATAGCAGTTCAAAAGAAGATTAAAGAATCCGCAGGAGACCGTGCATTTCTGATCACAATTCATATTGTGCTGATTCTTGTAGCGATCGCGGTTATTTATCCGCTTATCTTCATTCTCAGCAGTTCAATCAGTAGTCCGGCAGCCGTTACGTCTGGCAAAGTGTGGCTCTGGCCTGTAGATATTTCCTTTAAGGGCTTCAAGGTACTGTTCAATACGTCAGAGATTATTACCGGCTACGCCAACTCTATTTTCTATACCGCGGCCGGAACGATCATCAGTGTGATTCTGACGATCATGATTGCATATCCGCTGTCCCGTAAAGGTTTCTTCGGACGGAATACGCTGATGATGATGATTACCTTCACGATGATCTTCAGCGGTGGACTGATCCCCACTTATATGGTAGTCAAACAGCTTCATCTGATTGATACTCGCTGGGCGCTGCTAATCCCGAACGCCATTTGGGTCTGGCAGGTCATTATCGCCCGCTCGTTCTTCCAATCCTCTATTCCGGAAGAGCTTTTGGAAGCCAGCGAAATTGACGGCTGCAGCGATCTGCGCTTCATCTGGAGTGTGGTCATCCCGCTGTCAAAACCGATCATTGCTGTACTCGTGCTCATGTATGCAGTAGGCCAGTGGAATGCGTATTTTGATGCTTTGATTTATTTGAAATCTGCAGACCTCTTCCCGCTTCAGCTTGTCCTGCGAAGTATCATCATCCAGAACAATAGCTCGGGCAACATGGACGCAGCGGCGATGGTAGAGCGTCAGCAGCTTGCCGAATTGTTGAAATATGCCTTGATTGTAGTCGCTACATTGCCTGTACTTGTAATCTATCCGTTCGTACAGCGCTATTTCGTGCAAGGGATGCTGGTCGGGTCTGTAAAGGGCTGA